The DNA region AATGGGGATGACCTCATGTACAGACTATCTGAACAAAGCTCCGGAAAGTGACTACCAGGATAATGACCCCTACAAGAATTTTAAGAACTTTCAGGGTTTCACTGAAGAACTCTATAATTGTATCCCGGTAGTTTCAAACAACAAAGATGCCGGACATACTTGCTTCAACTATGGTGAAGATGAATACTGGGAACCACAGGAAATGCGTATGCAAGCCCGTAGTGTGGACAACGGAGACTTCTGGGCCTGGACTACTGTTTACTATGGTTACCCCAACAATCAAGGCTCGGCAGGTTCAGACAACCGAACTGACAAAGGTCACTTATGGGCCAACTCCTGGTATGCTATCCGTAAGGCCAATATCGGCATCGCCAACCTCGGCAATCTGATAAGCGCCACCGAGGAAGAACGTAATCTCATAGAAGGGCAACTTTACTTCTTCCGCGCATGGTACCACTTTATGCTAATGGAATGGTGGGGCGGCATGCCGTATATTGATACAGTGTTGTCTTCGGATGTAGCTCCCACGTTAGCCCGTCTTACATGGCAAGAATGTGCGGAAAAATGCGTAGCCGACTTTGAACATGCAGCCAGTCTACTTCCTGTTGATTGGGATGCAACCACCGCCGGTAAAGTGACTTTAGGCAAAAACAATATGCGTATCAACCGTATCATGGCTTTAGCTTATAAAGGCAAGACCTTGCTTTGGGCAGGCAGTCCGTTGATGAACTGGGCTTCCGGAGGCGCAAAGGAATACAATGCAGAGTTGTGCAAACGAGGTGCCGATGCTCTCGGACAAGCCCTTGCCCTCACCGAATCGACCAACCGCTACGAACTGGCTGACTTCTCCGAATATAACGACATCTTCCTGTTGCATAACTCAAGCGGCAAGCTGAACGGAGTAAAAGAGTCCATCTTTATGGAGAATATCAAGGATTATAGTGGACGCTGGCGCTGGAATATGGTTAACGACTTCCGACCTCAATCCATTGAGTATTCCGGTATTAAATGCTATCCTACCGCCAACTACGTAAACTACTATGGCATGCAGAACGGTTACCCGATTAATGACATGACAAAGGCAGATGCCGAATCAGGCTATGATCCCACACATCCCTGGAAAAACCGCGACCCACGCTTCTATAAAACCATCATGTTCGATGGTGTGAAGTGGAAAAGTACCGGTGGTGCAGGTGGAACGGCAGAACTTTTCACCGGAGGTAGAGAGAGTGAAGAAGCAAATGAAAAGAAAGGCTGCTTCACAGCCTATATGAACAGCAAACTCTGTCCGCAATTGATGAATACGGTTGACGGTTATAAAGAAAACAATATCATGATCCTCAGCCTTATGCGCCTAGCAGATGTATATCTGATGTATGCTGAAGCTACGGCTGTAGGCTACAACGGTCCGAAGGGTAAAGCTGCTACCTACTCACTCACAGCCGAAGAGGCATTGAACAAGATCCGCGAACGTGCCGGGGTTGCTCCCGTACTCGACAAGTTCCTAGGTAGTACTGCTGACTTCCTGAGCGAATTACGCCGTGAACGCGCCGTGGAACTGTCCTTCGAAGGTTTCCGTTTTGCCGACCTTCGCCGCTGGATGCTTCTCACCCAATATCCTTACACACTGAAGACCAAGATTGAGTTCGACCGTGCCGATCCTAGTGACTATAATTATGACGAACCGGAAGAAAATGCTATCAAGAACTTGCGTGAAGTAGTATTGCTTGAGCGTAAATATACCGACAGACACTATTGGTATCCGCTCCCTAAAAAGGATGTTAGCATGTATGAA from Bacteroides sp. MSB163 includes:
- a CDS encoding RagB/SusD family nutrient uptake outer membrane protein, which produces MNKYINKLFMMSAIAMAGIMGMTSCTDYLNKAPESDYQDNDPYKNFKNFQGFTEELYNCIPVVSNNKDAGHTCFNYGEDEYWEPQEMRMQARSVDNGDFWAWTTVYYGYPNNQGSAGSDNRTDKGHLWANSWYAIRKANIGIANLGNLISATEEERNLIEGQLYFFRAWYHFMLMEWWGGMPYIDTVLSSDVAPTLARLTWQECAEKCVADFEHAASLLPVDWDATTAGKVTLGKNNMRINRIMALAYKGKTLLWAGSPLMNWASGGAKEYNAELCKRGADALGQALALTESTNRYELADFSEYNDIFLLHNSSGKLNGVKESIFMENIKDYSGRWRWNMVNDFRPQSIEYSGIKCYPTANYVNYYGMQNGYPINDMTKADAESGYDPTHPWKNRDPRFYKTIMFDGVKWKSTGGAGGTAELFTGGRESEEANEKKGCFTAYMNSKLCPQLMNTVDGYKENNIMILSLMRLADVYLMYAEATAVGYNGPKGKAATYSLTAEEALNKIRERAGVAPVLDKFLGSTADFLSELRRERAVELSFEGFRFADLRRWMLLTQYPYTLKTKIEFDRADPSDYNYDEPEENAIKNLREVVLLERKYTDRHYWYPLPKKDVSMYEGFYQNPGW